A region from the Lycium barbarum isolate Lr01 chromosome 8, ASM1917538v2, whole genome shotgun sequence genome encodes:
- the LOC132607875 gene encoding uncharacterized protein LOC132607875 produces MSPYEALYGRKCRTPLCWSEVGERKLVGPEIVQQTEDKVKVIKDRLKIASDRQKSYVDLKRREIEHQVGDKVFLKVSPWKKIMRFGQKGKLSPRFIGPYEVLETVGPVAYKLALPPELNMIHNVFHVSMLRRYRSDPSHVLPVESIEVSPDLTYEEEPIQISAHEIKELRNKKIPLVKVLWRNHSGKEATWEREEDMRIQYPQFF; encoded by the coding sequence ATGTCTCCCTAcgaagccttatatgggagaaagtgtagaactCCCCTTTGTTGGAGTGAAGTTGGTGAAAGAAAATTGGTTGGTCCGGAGATTGTGCAACAAACTGAGGATAAAGTAAAAGTCATCAAGGATCGTCTAAAAATTGCTTCggatagacaaaagtcttatgttGATCTTAAAAGGCGTGAAATTGAGCATCAAGTGGGAGATAAAGTATTTTTAAAGGTTTCTCCATGGAAGAAGATTATGAGATTTGGCCAAAAAGGAAAACTTAGTCCTCGATTTATTGGACCATATGAAGTACTTGAGACGGTTGGTCCAGTTGCATATAAATTAGCCCTTCCACCGGAGTTAAATATGATCCACAAtgtcttccatgtttctatgcttagaAGATATCGCTCAGATCCATCTCATGTTCTTCCTGTTGAATCCATTGAGGTCAGCCCTGACTTGACATATGAAGAGGAACCTATCCAAATCTCGGCGCATGAGATAAAAGAGCTTAGAAACAAGAAAATCCCATTAGTAAAAGTCCTTTGGAGAAATCATTCTGGCAAAGAAGCTACCTGGGAGCGAGAAGAGGATATGCGAATTCAATATCCACAGTTTTTTTGA